TGGTACTTTAGCCGGATTATATCCGGCATTTTATCTCTCATCGTTTCAGCCGATTACTATCGTCAAAGGAATTAAATCGACCGTCAAAGGCCTTTCATTGCGGCGTATATTGGTTACCGTGCAATTTGCCATTTCGACAATTTTGATTATCGGAACATTGGTGGCGTTTCAACAGCTCGATTACTTGAAAAATGCCAATCTGGGATTTCAAAAGGATCAGGTATTGGTTGTCCCGATCCAGAGATCATCGTTGACAAACATTGATCAATTCGAAAATTTCAAAAATCGTCTACTCCAGAATCCGGGAATCACGCACGTTACCGCGATGGAACAGGTTCTGGGTGAGAGTCACAATACGGATGTTTTTGAACCGGAAGGCAGCAGTGGTCCGGTCGTTGTGCCACGTCTTACCGTTCGTCAGGATTTTACTCAGACTTTTGACATAACAATGATTGCAGGCCGGCCGTTTGAGCGGGATTATGTCCTCGATCCTTTCCACCGCGAGGTTTTGATCAACGAAACGCTCCAGCGTTATCTGGGATGGCGTACTGCCGAAGAAGCCATTGGTAAAAGATTCGGTACCATTCGGGACAATAGCGGTACGATCATCATAACCGTTCGTGGCGTGGTCAAAGATTTTCACGTCACGTCGTTACATCAGGAAGTTAAACCGTTTGTGCTTATCGGCCCTCCTGAGAACAATCAGCGCAATGGTTTCTTCATCAAATTCATGGCTGTTAAATTGAAACCGGAACATTTACGGGAAACGATCCAATTTATTGAAGGCCTATGGAAAGAATCCGTTACTGACCGCGCATTTGAGTATTCCTTTTTAGATGACAATCTTGGCCGGATGTATCGTGCCGAAGAAGATTTTAACCGCGTAGCTGTGACGTTTACCTCGCTGGCAATTTTTATTGCCTGCCTGGGATTATTCGGCTTAGCCGCTTACAGCACGTCTCAACGTACGAAAGAAATCGGCGTTCGTAAAGTTCTGGGCGCGAGTATCCCGGGTATCATCGGCCTTCTGTCCACAGAGTTTTTACGTTTGGTATTACTCGCTAACATCGTCGCATGGCCGGTAGCGTATGTTGTCTTACAACTATGGCTCGAACGGTTTGCGTATCGCGTTTCACTGTCGCCATGGGTTTTCGTCATTGCAGCCGGATCGACTTTGGTGATTGCATTGGCCACCGTGAGTTATCAGGCGGTCAAAGCGGCATCGGCTAATCCTGTAAAAGCATTGAAATATGAATAATGAATCAACGGATTATGAAATTTTTATGTGCGTTCGTCAAAGAAAAAGTTCGACTGATTTTTAATTAATTTCTTCATTTTTAAACCACCAAGGAGACTTATATGGCCGAGATCGTCATTCAACTTCCGAACCTTGAAGCCAAAGACCGCATTGAAATTGAAGCGCGTGTGAACGGGCAGAAGAAAACCTATCATTACCGCGTGGAAATTTTTGCATGGGAAGAATGTACAGAACCGCATAAAGAACATGCGTTGTGCCTGAAAGATATGATCGCCAATTACGATCATGACTGGCGGCTTCTTCAAATCGGCCAGGCTACGGATAAAAATGTTCAGGTAGTTTTTAAAAACCGTTTAGAAAATTAAAACAAATCTAAACGAATGCTAAAAATTATTCTGATTGTTTTGACGGCGATTCCGTGTTGGTTGTACGCCCAAAACACCGGCAGTGCTGCACGCATCGTGACCATTCAACCAAAAGAAAATGTGCGTCGTGATTTTGAATTGGGTTACAAACGCCACTTGACTTGGCACGCGGATAATAAAGATCCATGGGCGTGGTATGGTTGGCAGGTGATCGGCGGCGATGATGTTGGACTGTTTGTCGATGGTACGTTTGGGCATACATGGGAGGATTTCGATCGCCCAGTCGCACCGGCCGCCGATGCAGCCGATAACGCTTTGAATGTCACGCCCTACGCGGCTTTTCTCAACTTCAGCCATTATATGCGTATGGAGCCTTTGAGTAATGATGCGGCATTGGAATCGCGAAAACCGTCCGCTCTCATCGAGTGGCACCGTTACGAAATCAAGCCGGGAACTGAAATCGATTTTGAAAATATATTGGCGGCATACCATTCCGCATTGATGAAAGAAAAAAATCTCCGGCAGCACGCGGTTTATAAACTCGTCAACGGTGGAAATCAACCGTCGTACATCGTGATGTTTCCAATTGAAAAACTTTCTGAAATAGGGTTGTCGGAAAACGGGATGGCTGAACTATTGTCGAAATATAAGGACGAGAAAAATTTGCAAAAGATGACGTCGGTTATTTCACATCACGTCAGTTCTATTCTGCGTTATCGCGCCGATATGAGCTACATCCCTCAATGATTATCTGAACAAAGAGGATTAAGCAATGTTTAAAAATTATCTGAAAATCGCACTTCGTAATCTGACGAAGAACAAAGGATACTCGGCTATCAATATTCTTGGATTGGCCGTTGGTATTGCCGCCTGTCTCCTGATCATGTTGTACATCCGATATGAACTCAGTTACGATAAATTCCATCCTAATCATGAACGTTTGTACCGTATTACGCAAAATCAAGATAACGGTGAATTTATTTCAACTTTTACTCAGGCGCCTTTCGGGGAGGCTGTGGCCAAAGAATTTCCCGATGCGGTCGAAACGGTTGTACGCTTTCAAACACGCGAAAACCGTCTGATCAGTTTCGGACAAAAACAATTGACCAGTCTTGTTGTAGGATTTGCCGATCCCAACATATTTGACGTTTTTGGTAATGAGTTGATCAAAGGGAATCCGAAGACCGTTTTAGCGAATAAAGAATCGCTCGTGTTGACGGAATCGGCCGCTAAAATTTATTTTGGTAACGAAGATCCCATTGGCAAAGTCATCAACGTCGATAAAACCACCGACTATATCGTTACCGGTGTGATGCGGGACGTGCCGGGCAATAGCCATCTTCGTTTCGATATGTTGGGTTCTTTCCTTCGGCTGCGTAATGAGTGGAAAGTAACTAATGATACGTGGGCTTATGTGCTACTGAAACCGGGTATTACACCGGAATCGATGGCGCCACGATTTGCCGCTATCGTCGAAAAATATTTGAGCAAACAATCTGCAGAAAATACAGTATTCCCGATGCAGCCAATTGCGGATATTCACTTGGCGCCTGATCTTAGCGGCGAGCCACTGCCGCACAACAGTTATACGGTTATTTATACATTTGGAACCATCGCGTTCCTGGTACTGCTCATTGCATGTATCAATTATATGAATCTTGCTACGGCGCGTTCGTCCCGGAGATTAAAAGAAGTCGGTATGCGTAAAGTTCTCGGCGCACAGCGTTTTCAACTGGTGCGTCAGTTTCTTGGCGAATCGTTTATTGTAACGTTGACCGCGATGGTGATCGGCCTGGTGGCTGCAGAATTGTTTGTTCCGTTATTTAATAACCTGACCGGTAAATCCGTTTCGCTTTTCAGTTGGCAAAGCATGGACGCTGTTATTACGCTCGCCGCTGTTTTATTTTTTGTCGGCCTCATCGCGGGAAGCTATCCTGCTCTCTTTTTGTCTCATTTTCAACCGGCTCCAATTCTTAAAGGAGAAATCAAACAGAAATCCGGGCTTCAATTACGGCGGTTCCTGGTTGTTACTCAATTTACAATCACGGTCGTATTGATCGTCGCCACGCTTGTCGCGAGAGACCAAATAGCCTTTATTCAAAATAAAAATCTCGGTTTCAACAAGGATCAATTGATCAATTTGACCGTTCGTGATATGGAAAACTGGCGCAACCGGACTGAAATATTACGTTCGGAATTAGTTTCCATTCCGCAAGTGAGCGATGCGGCCATGGCGGCGTTTTTTGTGTCTGATCGCGAGATAGAACGTTCATCGCTTAAACCTGTGGCGGCCTCCGATGATGACAATCGCGTAATCAATTTTCTCAAATGCGACGAACACCTGATCAATACTTTACAGCTGGAGGTAATTGCCGGCCGAGCCTTTTCGTATCAATTTGCCTCCGATTCGGCCGGCGCATTTGTGCTTAATGAAACCGGAGCAAAACTTTTCGGCTGGACGCCTGAACAAGCGGTCGGACAAACGATGAGTTATAACGGCTGGCACCAGGCGCAAGTCGTTGGCGTTGTTAAAGACTTTCATTTCGCTTCGCTGCATAAAGAAATCAATCCGCTTGCACTTTTGTGCTGGCCGGCGCGCGCTACACGTTACACGTCTCGCCTCGCGATGACCGTTCGCATCCGCACAGAGAACATTCCCGAAGTGATCGGCCGCATCGAAAAGAAAATGAATGAGCTTATGCCGTCGTTTCCTTTTGAATTCGAGTTTGTCGATTACGCTTTGCAGCGCCATTACGAAGATGATCGCCGCATCATGAATCTTTTTGGGATTTTTTCTGGGCTGGCGGTTGTGATTGCATGTCTGGGATTGCTCGGGCTCGCTGCTTTTGCGGCAGAACAACGGACGAAGGAAATCGGC
This window of the bacterium genome carries:
- a CDS encoding ABC transporter permease, encoding MFKNYLKIALRNLTKNKGYSAINILGLAVGIAACLLIMLYIRYELSYDKFHPNHERLYRITQNQDNGEFISTFTQAPFGEAVAKEFPDAVETVVRFQTRENRLISFGQKQLTSLVVGFADPNIFDVFGNELIKGNPKTVLANKESLVLTESAAKIYFGNEDPIGKVINVDKTTDYIVTGVMRDVPGNSHLRFDMLGSFLRLRNEWKVTNDTWAYVLLKPGITPESMAPRFAAIVEKYLSKQSAENTVFPMQPIADIHLAPDLSGEPLPHNSYTVIYTFGTIAFLVLLIACINYMNLATARSSRRLKEVGMRKVLGAQRFQLVRQFLGESFIVTLTAMVIGLVAAELFVPLFNNLTGKSVSLFSWQSMDAVITLAAVLFFVGLIAGSYPALFLSHFQPAPILKGEIKQKSGLQLRRFLVVTQFTITVVLIVATLVARDQIAFIQNKNLGFNKDQLINLTVRDMENWRNRTEILRSELVSIPQVSDAAMAAFFVSDREIERSSLKPVAASDDDNRVINFLKCDEHLINTLQLEVIAGRAFSYQFASDSAGAFVLNETGAKLFGWTPEQAVGQTMSYNGWHQAQVVGVVKDFHFASLHKEINPLALLCWPARATRYTSRLAMTVRIRTENIPEVIGRIEKKMNELMPSFPFEFEFVDYALQRHYEDDRRIMNLFGIFSGLAVVIACLGLLGLAAFAAEQRTKEIGVRKVLGASIQSIVTLLSRDFLKLISIAIVIAWPLAYGAMSLWLQDFAYRTDLSVWTFILSAAIALAIALLTVSFQAYKAASTNPVNVLKYE
- a CDS encoding DUF2771 domain-containing protein, which encodes MAEIVIQLPNLEAKDRIEIEARVNGQKKTYHYRVEIFAWEECTEPHKEHALCLKDMIANYDHDWRLLQIGQATDKNVQVVFKNRLEN
- a CDS encoding ABC transporter permease translates to MVLNYLKIALRNLFKNKTYSAVNILGLAIGIASCVTILLYVQYELSYDRFHQNAHRIYRVTESILQNGVGETSATTPIPFAKTFAEDHPDKIEAYTRLFNFSAPSLTLESSPDRRFNEKRLFFADPGFFKVFSYKLKRGEAATALEQPNMIILTETMAEKYFGSEDPMGKIIRFENKQDFIVSGIAENPPSNAHFTFDALVSFSSALPFLTERQRTTWYWNPAWSYLLVKDDAPHELLPEVVKKYFPENIRNDATLAFQPLTDIHLYSNLDGELEPNSRIIYIYIFATIAVFILGIACINFMNLTTARSASRAKEIGMRKVLGSDRRHLIAQFLGESILTTSLSMLAGMGLVELTLQYFNALSGKNMGLHFTPEIVVALIGLVLGIGTLAGLYPAFYLSSFQPITIVKGIKSTVKGLSLRRILVTVQFAISTILIIGTLVAFQQLDYLKNANLGFQKDQVLVVPIQRSSLTNIDQFENFKNRLLQNPGITHVTAMEQVLGESHNTDVFEPEGSSGPVVVPRLTVRQDFTQTFDITMIAGRPFERDYVLDPFHREVLINETLQRYLGWRTAEEAIGKRFGTIRDNSGTIIITVRGVVKDFHVTSLHQEVKPFVLIGPPENNQRNGFFIKFMAVKLKPEHLRETIQFIEGLWKESVTDRAFEYSFLDDNLGRMYRAEEDFNRVAVTFTSLAIFIACLGLFGLAAYSTSQRTKEIGVRKVLGASIPGIIGLLSTEFLRLVLLANIVAWPVAYVVLQLWLERFAYRVSLSPWVFVIAAGSTLVIALATVSYQAVKAASANPVKALKYE